One Bufo gargarizans isolate SCDJY-AF-19 chromosome 4, ASM1485885v1, whole genome shotgun sequence DNA window includes the following coding sequences:
- the LOC122936007 gene encoding E3 ubiquitin-protein ligase DCST1-like — protein sequence MLRCEYVVELGINKCKDWFAMKHEECMRYIFCPVLNSLLCLPMKFTFVCNIMYFVNRWCKSRLPLESNFGQVFEWINNTVYNLNKKASPAP from the exons ATGCTGCGTTGTGAGT ATGTTGTCGAACTCGGCATCAACAAATGTAAGGACTGGTTCGCTATGAAGCATGAGGAGTGCATGCGTTACATCTTCTGTCCCGTCCTGAACAGTCTGCTTTGCCTACCCATGAAGTTCACATTTGTCTGTAACATCATGTACT TTGTCAACAGGTGGTGCAAGAGCAGACTCCCACTAGAAAGCAACTTCGGTCAAGTCTTCGAATGGATTAATAATACAGTGTACAATCTGAATAAAAAGGCTTCTCCAGCACCTTAG